A genomic region of Catalinimonas niigatensis contains the following coding sequences:
- a CDS encoding SelL-related redox protein has translation MKNLPDWIPIVLRFAGITNAVWGLTFALFTDVMLRWAGLPEPYFLFPWKMLGLVAVIFGAAYFLAATHPVRHVLIICVGFFIKVTGFVMLISFYSSGVIPTRLAFFFSLKDAIWSVVFAIILYYIFKAWQAPNNDEGNPDIPLSDALLKFTTQEGSSLYDLSFRKPVFLVFLRHFGCTFCREAMAGIQRNRKEIEAEGMQIVFVHMGEPTEAEIFFKKYGFAQALAISDPMCLLYNAFQLKRGSFWQLFGVYSWIRGIKAGIIKTHGIGWLVGDGFRMSGVFVIYKGEMLKSYRHAYASDRPDYLALASCELA, from the coding sequence ATGAAAAATTTACCTGACTGGATTCCTATTGTGCTTCGGTTTGCCGGCATTACCAATGCGGTATGGGGACTCACCTTTGCACTTTTTACTGATGTGATGCTGCGCTGGGCGGGCCTGCCAGAGCCCTATTTTCTCTTTCCCTGGAAAATGCTTGGCCTGGTTGCAGTCATTTTTGGTGCGGCCTATTTCTTAGCGGCCACTCATCCTGTTCGTCATGTGCTTATTATCTGTGTAGGCTTTTTTATTAAGGTTACTGGGTTTGTAATGCTTATCAGCTTTTATTCCTCTGGGGTTATCCCCACTAGGTTAGCCTTCTTTTTCTCTCTTAAAGACGCCATTTGGTCGGTTGTCTTTGCAATTATCCTCTACTATATTTTCAAAGCCTGGCAGGCTCCCAATAATGATGAGGGCAACCCTGATATACCTCTGTCAGATGCTCTGCTTAAATTTACTACTCAGGAGGGCAGTTCTTTGTACGATCTTTCCTTTCGGAAACCTGTCTTTTTGGTCTTTTTACGTCACTTTGGCTGCACCTTCTGTCGTGAGGCAATGGCAGGCATTCAGCGAAACCGCAAAGAAATAGAAGCAGAAGGCATGCAGATAGTGTTTGTGCATATGGGTGAACCTACTGAAGCAGAGATTTTTTTTAAAAAATATGGCTTTGCCCAGGCTCTCGCTATCAGTGATCCTATGTGTCTATTGTACAATGCTTTCCAGCTAAAACGAGGTTCTTTTTGGCAATTATTTGGTGTTTATTCCTGGATCAGGGGCATCAAGGCAGGAATCATCAAAACGCATGGGATAGGCTGGCTGGTAGGCGACGGCTTCCGCATGTCTGGAGTATTTGTGATTTATAAAGGAGAAATGCTTAAAAGCTATCGTCATGCTTATGCATCTGACCGACCGGATTATTTGGCCTTGGCAAGTTGTGAATTAGCATAA
- a CDS encoding NUDIX domain-containing protein translates to MEEYENPWKQISSKEIYQNPWIEVYEDQVINPRGGQGIYGKVFFKNKAIGIIPIDSDGNTWLVGQYRYTLSEYSWEIPMGGGDRNCDPLDSAKRELKEETGLTAQSWTKIMRIHTSNSITNEEGFIYIAQDLEEGETEFDETEDLAIRKMPFSEAINMVMEGNITDAISVAGILKVARLLNL, encoded by the coding sequence ATGGAAGAATATGAAAATCCCTGGAAACAAATCAGTAGTAAAGAAATTTACCAAAACCCCTGGATAGAAGTGTACGAAGATCAGGTCATCAATCCCAGAGGAGGACAAGGTATTTACGGAAAGGTTTTTTTCAAAAATAAGGCTATTGGTATTATTCCTATTGACAGTGATGGAAATACCTGGTTGGTAGGCCAGTATCGGTATACACTTAGTGAATATTCCTGGGAGATTCCTATGGGAGGGGGTGACCGAAACTGTGATCCACTAGATTCTGCCAAACGTGAATTAAAAGAGGAAACAGGGCTTACTGCCCAATCATGGACTAAGATCATGCGTATTCACACTTCTAATTCAATAACCAATGAAGAAGGATTTATCTACATAGCTCAGGACTTGGAAGAGGGAGAAACTGAATTTGATGAAACAGAAGATCTGGCTATTAGGAAAATGCCTTTTTCAGAAGCGATAAATATGGTGATGGAAGGTAACATTACTGATGCGATTAGCGTAGCGGGTATATTAAAGGTAGCTCGTTTGTTAAACCTTTAG
- a CDS encoding nitroreductase family protein, protein MTITPEQVNELIRKRRSIHPPLYSGETVDQKIVEQMLENANWAPTHALTEPWRFTVFTGEGLQQLADFQAELYKKASSAKGNFDEKKYEKLQGQPLLCSHVIAIGMKCDARNKIPVIEEVEATACAVQNMYLTATAYGIGCYWGTGGVTYLEEAKSFFGLEEEDKLLGFLYVGMPKEGKWPEGRRGSIAEKVRWVTE, encoded by the coding sequence ATGACGATCACTCCCGAACAAGTAAACGAACTTATACGCAAAAGACGATCTATCCATCCTCCTCTATACAGTGGTGAAACTGTAGATCAGAAAATAGTAGAACAAATGCTGGAAAATGCCAACTGGGCACCCACTCATGCACTTACTGAACCCTGGCGCTTTACAGTATTTACCGGGGAAGGGTTACAGCAACTGGCTGATTTTCAGGCTGAGCTATACAAAAAGGCAAGTTCTGCCAAGGGAAACTTTGATGAAAAAAAGTACGAAAAGCTTCAGGGTCAACCCCTGCTATGCTCTCATGTCATTGCTATTGGCATGAAGTGTGACGCCAGAAATAAGATTCCTGTAATTGAAGAAGTGGAAGCTACTGCCTGTGCTGTACAAAATATGTACCTGACAGCTACTGCTTATGGCATTGGATGCTATTGGGGAACAGGAGGAGTGACTTACCTGGAAGAGGCTAAATCTTTTTTTGGACTTGAAGAAGAAGATAAGCTGTTAGGCTTTCTCTACGTTGGAATGCCCAAGGAAGGAAAATGGCCAGAAGGGAGAAGAGGATCTATCGCTGAAAAGGTACGGTGGGTAACTGAATAA
- a CDS encoding MATE family efflux transporter, whose translation MSLQPLSTHFKTTFIIAYPIVLSQLGHITVGVADSVMVGELGTEPLAAVSLANSIFSLVLMFGIGVSMAITPLVAAADGKGDKQKSGEVFRHGFIINMCAAFLLGLLVLSGSSVLYYLDQPEQVVRLTIPYLLIITLSLIPFMLFQTFKQYAEGLSFTRTAMFITLSANLLNIAFNYLLIYGKLGFPALGLNGAGWATLISRVIMAIVMIAYVTRASWFQQGLRIKHLQKKLMVRMLKLGIPTGFQYVFEVGAFSCAAIMMGWLGAQALAAHQIALNMAAVSYMMVTGIAAASTVRVGNQLGKQDIPNMRRAGFSAFLMGLMLMTASAILFVVGKHFLPSFYIDEPDVIELAGSLLIVAAFFQLSDGVQAVGLGSLRGMADVKIPTIITLVAYWVLGLPIAYWLAFPMNLGPHGIWYGLLLSLTIAAILLFARFHYLSKKLLKQSSSVKKVQTA comes from the coding sequence ATGTCATTACAACCATTAAGTACGCATTTTAAAACCACTTTTATCATTGCCTATCCTATCGTACTCAGTCAGCTCGGGCATATTACAGTAGGCGTGGCAGATAGTGTAATGGTAGGAGAACTAGGTACTGAGCCCTTGGCAGCAGTGTCACTGGCCAACAGTATTTTTTCTTTGGTATTGATGTTTGGAATTGGGGTATCTATGGCCATTACACCTCTGGTAGCTGCAGCAGACGGAAAGGGAGATAAGCAAAAAAGTGGAGAAGTATTTCGTCACGGCTTCATCATCAATATGTGTGCAGCTTTCTTACTGGGATTGTTGGTGTTGAGCGGTTCTTCGGTACTTTATTACCTGGATCAACCTGAGCAGGTAGTAAGGCTTACTATTCCCTATCTGCTGATTATCACGCTCTCTTTGATTCCCTTCATGTTGTTTCAGACTTTCAAGCAGTATGCCGAGGGGCTCTCTTTTACCCGTACTGCCATGTTCATTACCCTGAGTGCTAACCTTTTGAATATTGCCTTTAATTATCTGCTGATTTATGGTAAGCTGGGCTTTCCTGCCTTGGGATTAAATGGTGCAGGATGGGCGACATTGATTTCAAGAGTTATCATGGCTATTGTGATGATCGCTTATGTCACCCGGGCAAGCTGGTTTCAGCAGGGTCTTAGAATTAAGCATCTTCAAAAAAAGCTAATGGTTCGCATGCTGAAGCTAGGCATACCCACTGGTTTTCAGTATGTATTTGAAGTAGGAGCATTTAGCTGTGCGGCAATTATGATGGGCTGGTTAGGTGCGCAGGCATTGGCTGCTCACCAAATAGCTTTGAATATGGCAGCCGTGAGCTATATGATGGTTACTGGCATCGCCGCTGCATCAACCGTAAGGGTAGGCAATCAGCTAGGCAAGCAGGATATTCCCAATATGAGAAGAGCTGGATTTAGTGCTTTTCTCATGGGTTTGATGCTAATGACTGCATCAGCCATCCTTTTTGTAGTAGGAAAACACTTTCTTCCCTCGTTCTATATTGATGAGCCTGATGTGATCGAGCTGGCTGGTTCTTTACTTATTGTTGCTGCCTTTTTTCAGCTTTCCGATGGTGTACAAGCAGTAGGTTTGGGAAGCTTACGAGGAATGGCCGATGTCAAAATTCCCACAATCATTACTTTAGTAGCTTATTGGGTACTTGGTCTTCCCATTGCTTATTGGCTTGCCTTTCCTATGAATTTGGGTCCACATGGTATTTGGTATGGCCTTTTACTCAGTCTGACTATAGCGGCAATTTTACTTTTCGCCCGCTTCCACTACCTTAGCAAAAAATTACTTAAGCAATCTTCTTCAGTAAAAAAGGTACAGACAGCCTGA
- a CDS encoding RNA methyltransferase → MRKLKNEELERLSLEEFKAKKKYPIVIVLDNIRSMNNVGSAFRTADAFLIEKIYLCGITATPPHREINKTALGATDSVSWEHREKTIELIEELKEEGYKILCVEQAEESIPLQDFLPYKENKYCLIFGNEVFGIADEVVEKADTCLEIPQFGTKHSLNISVSIGIVMWDFLKKLMD, encoded by the coding sequence ATGAGAAAATTAAAGAACGAAGAACTTGAACGCTTAAGCCTGGAAGAGTTTAAAGCAAAAAAGAAATATCCCATTGTCATCGTGCTGGATAATATCCGCAGTATGAACAATGTAGGATCAGCTTTTCGTACAGCAGATGCATTTTTGATTGAGAAAATTTACCTCTGTGGCATCACAGCTACACCTCCTCATCGGGAAATCAACAAAACAGCTTTGGGAGCTACAGATTCAGTAAGTTGGGAACATCGGGAAAAAACGATAGAACTCATAGAGGAACTTAAAGAAGAAGGCTATAAAATTTTATGTGTGGAACAGGCAGAGGAGAGCATACCGTTACAGGATTTTCTGCCGTATAAAGAAAATAAGTACTGTCTGATTTTTGGCAACGAAGTGTTTGGCATAGCCGATGAAGTAGTAGAAAAAGCGGATACCTGCCTGGAAATACCTCAGTTTGGCACCAAGCATTCTCTCAATATTTCTGTCAGCATTGGTATCGTGATGTGGGATTTTCTAAAAAAACTGATGGATTGA
- a CDS encoding NIPSNAP family protein, with protein sequence MKRRAFFKNSLATAVGASSLGLSTDSLSSNYPSQQASKEYYELRVYELKSGGKLAVFEDYLSKAVIPALNEIEIKNIGVFTEMGMSDPPKLYVLIPYKSLEEFAGAHEKMQQQQVYQNNSEVYLQATPANLNFIRMDSYLMEAFDVIPQMKVPEKRERIFELRNYESFSEEAGMRKVEMFNEEEIDIFNKTGLDPVFFGKTLIGQNLPNLIYMLVFDDIEERDRNWKKFVDHPDWKKVSGLEKYANTVSQVNRTFLLPTAYSQI encoded by the coding sequence ATGAAAAGAAGAGCATTTTTTAAGAACTCACTCGCCACTGCCGTGGGAGCAAGCAGCTTAGGATTATCTACGGATAGCCTTTCCTCTAACTATCCATCTCAACAGGCTTCTAAAGAGTATTATGAGCTTAGAGTATACGAACTCAAATCAGGTGGAAAACTAGCTGTATTTGAAGATTATTTAAGTAAAGCCGTGATTCCTGCACTCAATGAAATAGAGATCAAAAATATTGGCGTTTTCACAGAAATGGGCATGTCTGATCCTCCTAAATTGTATGTACTTATTCCCTATAAATCTCTGGAGGAATTTGCCGGTGCCCATGAAAAAATGCAGCAACAGCAGGTATATCAAAATAATAGTGAAGTCTATCTGCAAGCAACTCCTGCTAATCTTAATTTCATCCGTATGGATAGTTACCTGATGGAAGCTTTTGATGTAATACCACAGATGAAGGTGCCGGAAAAGAGAGAACGTATTTTTGAGTTGCGCAACTACGAAAGCTTTAGCGAAGAAGCCGGAATGCGTAAGGTGGAGATGTTCAATGAAGAGGAGATAGATATATTTAACAAGACAGGACTAGACCCTGTTTTCTTTGGTAAAACGCTGATAGGACAGAATTTGCCTAATCTGATCTATATGCTGGTGTTTGATGACATAGAGGAGCGTGATCGTAACTGGAAAAAATTTGTAGACCATCCGGATTGGAAGAAGGTATCAGGACTGGAGAAATACGCCAATACCGTGTCCCAGGTCAACCGGACCTTTTTGCTACCAACTGCGTACTCTCAGATCTGA
- a CDS encoding extracellular solute-binding protein, which translates to MNRLYCFFIFLISSMFACDSSTHEVQRGEVINVYSNTLTSTDKALFTTFERASGIKVNIISETANLLMNRLIQQQQDSMLADLILLEGISYLQQAKQAGLLDTLSQGSIVNTIPVHLRDTNLQWLSLGYSANVIGYLQDSVDTLQVRRYADLADPQWKNKLGWGTKTKAIYQSQLAAMLADEGEDATTRWINGLAENIISTNNSPPSAARLSTISDTSAWLGLINTAEYAKSIDGNKPGSPGLVFPSPEAYLHITGVAITNSAPHPARARLLLNYLFSREVIQQYANMHYLYPARPDAEVPPRVSRLGEFRADTTSQTDIARFADEAERLLNSSGWR; encoded by the coding sequence ATGAATAGACTTTATTGTTTTTTTATTTTTCTAATCAGTAGCATGTTTGCCTGCGATTCTTCTACGCACGAAGTACAGCGTGGGGAAGTCATTAATGTTTACAGTAATACACTCACCTCTACAGATAAAGCTCTTTTTACGACTTTTGAACGTGCCTCTGGTATCAAGGTAAATATCATTAGCGAGACAGCTAATCTTCTCATGAACAGGCTGATTCAACAGCAGCAGGATAGCATGCTAGCAGACCTTATCCTGCTGGAAGGTATTAGTTATCTTCAGCAAGCCAAACAGGCTGGCTTATTGGACACACTATCTCAGGGTAGTATTGTCAATACTATTCCTGTTCACCTTCGTGATACTAACTTACAATGGCTGAGTCTGGGGTATAGCGCCAATGTCATTGGCTATCTACAAGATAGTGTAGATACGCTTCAGGTACGCCGCTATGCTGATCTGGCTGATCCACAGTGGAAAAATAAGCTAGGCTGGGGTACGAAGACAAAGGCTATCTATCAATCTCAGCTGGCTGCTATGCTGGCTGATGAGGGAGAAGATGCTACTACCAGGTGGATCAATGGGCTGGCTGAAAATATAATAAGCACAAATAACAGCCCTCCTTCTGCTGCCAGACTTTCCACAATCTCTGACACCAGCGCATGGCTGGGCTTGATCAATACAGCAGAGTACGCAAAAAGCATAGATGGTAATAAGCCTGGCTCCCCGGGCTTAGTATTTCCAAGTCCGGAAGCATATCTTCATATTACGGGAGTAGCCATTACCAATAGTGCACCACATCCTGCACGTGCACGCCTGCTGCTCAATTATTTGTTTTCCCGGGAGGTAATACAGCAATATGCGAATATGCATTACCTATATCCTGCCCGGCCGGATGCTGAAGTACCCCCCAGAGTCAGCCGCTTAGGGGAATTTAGAGCAGATACTACTTCACAAACTGATATTGCTCGCTTTGCCGATGAAGCCGAACGCCTGCTCAACAGCAGCGGATGGAGATAG
- the mutS gene encoding DNA mismatch repair protein MutS, with protein sequence MKQYNAVKRKYPGALLLFRVGDFYETFGEDAITASKVLDIVLTKRSNGSASEVELAGFPHHSLDNYLTKLVRAGYRVAICDQLEDPKFAKGIVKRGVTELVTPGLSFNDNVLDRKRNNYLASLHFDKDKVGIALLDLSTGEFITSCGTLSYIEKLLQSFNPAEVIYCKKDRKVYEELFKDQYNTYRLEDWLFTHDNAYERLIRHFNTQSLKGFGIENLTEGIIAAGAVLFYLEETEHREIKHISSLARIEEEKYVWLDKFTIRNLELIFPQHEGGVPLIDVLDKTCTPMGARLLKKWIVLPLKSKTAIEERLHTVEALLGQEELRKQIIQYLKTIGDLERLISKVAAGRINPREMIQLKRALKHSIPVKQLLASLEIPQLRKLADQLHTCEYILGKIERELRDDPPLVTNQGGLIREGIHEELDELNKIAYSGKDYLEQLRQREIQHTGISSLKISYNKVFGYYLEVSNAHKNKVPSDWIRKQTLVNAERYITEELKTYEEKILHAEEKLTHIEQKIYQDLILATAEFVTQIQQNARTLAVVDCLASFAQIAFQNHYTKPVLEENDVIDIKEGRHPVIEKQMAPGENYVPNDIYLDNEKQQIIIITGPNMAGKSALLRQTALIVLMAQMGSFVPANSAQIGIVDKVFTRVGASDNLAKGESTFMVEMTETASIVNNLSSRSLLLMDEIGRGTSTYDGISIAWSIVEYLHNHPRFQAKTLFATHYHELNQLASDFERIKNYNVAVKEVGNKILFLRKLKEGGSEHSFGIHVAQMAGMPQQVVMRASEIMHHLEKDKINGKTAKQMKDIPKQQNFQLSLFEADPKFIKIKEMLEQTDINTVSPVEALLKLNELQLIMNSSS encoded by the coding sequence ATGAAACAGTATAATGCTGTCAAAAGAAAATACCCGGGAGCATTGCTGTTGTTCAGGGTAGGGGATTTTTATGAAACCTTTGGAGAAGATGCCATCACCGCCAGTAAAGTACTGGATATTGTACTTACCAAACGATCAAATGGATCTGCCTCAGAAGTGGAACTGGCAGGCTTTCCTCATCATTCATTAGACAATTACCTAACCAAGCTGGTGCGCGCCGGCTATCGCGTAGCCATATGTGATCAACTGGAAGACCCTAAGTTTGCCAAAGGAATCGTTAAAAGAGGAGTGACTGAACTGGTAACACCCGGCTTATCTTTCAATGATAATGTGCTGGATCGTAAACGTAACAATTACCTCGCTTCCCTTCATTTTGATAAAGATAAAGTAGGTATTGCCCTACTGGATCTTTCTACCGGAGAATTCATTACTTCTTGCGGAACACTCTCTTACATTGAGAAACTATTGCAGAGTTTCAATCCGGCGGAAGTAATTTACTGTAAGAAAGACAGAAAAGTGTATGAAGAACTTTTCAAAGATCAGTATAATACTTATCGTCTGGAAGACTGGCTATTTACCCATGACAATGCATACGAACGTCTGATCAGGCACTTCAACACGCAATCACTCAAAGGTTTTGGCATAGAGAATTTAACCGAGGGCATCATTGCTGCCGGGGCAGTTTTGTTTTACCTGGAAGAAACCGAACATCGGGAAATCAAACATATTTCCTCTCTTGCCCGCATAGAAGAAGAGAAGTATGTATGGCTGGATAAGTTCACCATTCGTAATCTGGAGCTTATCTTTCCTCAGCATGAAGGTGGCGTACCTCTCATTGATGTGCTGGATAAGACCTGTACGCCCATGGGTGCCCGGCTGCTCAAAAAGTGGATTGTTCTTCCTCTCAAATCTAAAACAGCTATAGAAGAGCGTTTGCATACTGTAGAGGCCTTGCTGGGGCAGGAGGAATTGCGCAAGCAAATTATTCAGTACCTCAAAACCATCGGGGATCTGGAAAGGCTTATCTCCAAAGTAGCCGCCGGGCGGATTAATCCGCGGGAAATGATCCAGCTTAAGCGAGCACTTAAGCATAGCATTCCTGTGAAGCAGTTGCTGGCTTCGCTGGAAATTCCACAGCTCAGGAAACTGGCTGACCAGTTACATACCTGTGAATATATCCTGGGGAAAATAGAGCGCGAACTCAGAGATGATCCTCCGTTGGTCACCAATCAGGGGGGCTTGATCAGAGAAGGTATACACGAAGAATTGGATGAGTTGAATAAGATTGCTTATTCTGGCAAAGACTATCTGGAGCAGCTACGCCAGCGGGAGATACAACATACTGGCATCAGCTCCCTTAAAATATCCTATAACAAAGTTTTCGGCTATTATCTGGAAGTAAGCAATGCCCACAAAAACAAGGTGCCTTCGGACTGGATCAGGAAGCAAACGCTGGTGAATGCAGAACGCTACATTACCGAAGAACTTAAAACCTACGAGGAGAAAATTCTGCATGCCGAAGAAAAGCTTACGCACATTGAGCAAAAAATTTATCAGGATCTGATTCTGGCTACCGCTGAGTTTGTAACCCAAATTCAACAGAACGCCCGCACACTGGCGGTAGTAGATTGTCTGGCTTCTTTTGCCCAGATTGCCTTCCAAAACCATTATACAAAGCCGGTATTGGAAGAGAATGATGTTATTGACATCAAAGAGGGGAGGCATCCGGTGATAGAAAAGCAGATGGCACCCGGAGAAAATTACGTACCCAACGATATTTATCTGGACAACGAAAAGCAGCAGATCATCATCATCACCGGACCCAATATGGCAGGAAAATCTGCTTTGCTTCGTCAAACGGCATTGATCGTACTGATGGCACAAATGGGGTCCTTTGTGCCGGCAAACAGTGCCCAGATTGGTATTGTGGATAAAGTATTTACCCGGGTAGGTGCCTCCGATAATTTGGCCAAAGGAGAATCTACTTTTATGGTAGAGATGACTGAAACCGCGAGTATCGTAAATAACCTAAGCAGCCGCAGCCTCTTGCTGATGGATGAAATTGGGCGAGGCACCAGTACCTATGATGGAATTTCTATCGCCTGGTCTATTGTAGAATATCTGCATAACCACCCTCGCTTTCAGGCCAAAACACTCTTTGCTACTCACTATCACGAACTAAACCAACTAGCCAGCGATTTTGAACGGATTAAAAATTACAATGTAGCGGTAAAAGAGGTAGGCAATAAAATTTTGTTTTTGCGCAAACTAAAAGAAGGGGGCAGTGAGCACAGCTTTGGTATTCATGTAGCACAGATGGCAGGGATGCCTCAGCAAGTAGTGATGCGTGCCAGCGAAATTATGCATCATCTGGAGAAAGATAAAATCAATGGTAAGACGGCAAAGCAGATGAAAGATATACCTAAGCAGCAAAATTTTCAGCTTTCTTTGTTTGAAGCCGACCCTAAATTTATCAAAATCAAGGAAATGCTGGAACAGACGGACATCAACACGGTCTCGCCAGTAGAAGCCTTGCTGAAGCTCAATGAGCTGCAGCTGATTATGAATTCCAGCTCCTGA
- a CDS encoding SDR family NAD(P)-dependent oxidoreductase, producing MKIDLSEQKILVTGASRGIGKAIAEQLAEAGAQVAVHYHRNSNTAKRVAEDIGRGAETFQADLCKPIEVIQLFDNVLARFGRLHAIVNNAGIAISSEVEGDDIAFTDTWSKTMLVNLHATGLLCKKSIEHFVECGGGRIINIASRAAFRGDTADFLAYAASKGGVVSLTRSIARAYGRQGIKAFIIAPGFTHTDMAEDFIKKYGESYIKSDLALTSMTKPEDIAPTVAFLASGLADHATGCTIDINAGSYVH from the coding sequence ATGAAAATAGATTTGTCAGAGCAGAAAATATTAGTCACCGGGGCCAGCCGTGGGATAGGAAAAGCAATTGCAGAGCAGTTGGCAGAGGCTGGAGCGCAGGTTGCTGTCCATTACCATCGCAACAGCAATACCGCCAAGCGGGTAGCTGAGGATATCGGACGGGGCGCTGAAACTTTTCAAGCCGACCTTTGTAAACCTATCGAGGTAATTCAGCTTTTTGATAATGTGCTGGCCCGATTCGGAAGGTTGCATGCAATTGTCAATAATGCAGGAATAGCCATTAGCTCCGAAGTAGAAGGTGATGATATTGCCTTTACCGATACCTGGTCCAAGACCATGTTGGTCAATTTGCATGCTACCGGTCTGCTTTGCAAAAAATCTATAGAACATTTTGTTGAATGTGGAGGAGGACGTATCATTAATATTGCATCACGGGCGGCATTTAGAGGAGATACGGCAGATTTTCTGGCTTATGCAGCTTCAAAAGGAGGCGTAGTATCTCTTACCCGATCTATTGCCAGAGCTTATGGCAGGCAGGGTATCAAAGCTTTTATCATAGCACCTGGCTTTACCCATACGGATATGGCAGAAGATTTTATTAAAAAATATGGTGAGTCCTACATCAAAAGTGATCTGGCGCTCACCTCAATGACCAAACCTGAGGATATCGCTCCTACCGTGGCTTTTCTGGCCAGTGGTCTGGCTGATCATGCAACAGGATGTACTATAGATATCAATGCTGGAAGTTATGTTCATTAA